The following is a genomic window from Synergistaceae bacterium.
TTGCTAGGAAAATTTAATATTTCCGGACTTGCTGACTCATTTCCTGATGAGCTTTCAGGCGGTGAATTAAGGCGTGTCTTGATTGCCCGTGCTTTGATAAATCACCCTGAAATCATTATAGCTGATGAGCCAGTTTCAGATTTAGATATTAACTCGGCTTGTGAGGTCATGAAAATTTTTGCGGCCCTGAACTCTGAAGGCGTTACTATATTAATGGTCTCTCATGATTTAGATACTCTTAAATACGGCAATAAAATTTACACAATGAACAGCGGCAATCTTTTAATCGGCAATAAATTATAATTCGCGTTATAATCTTGTTATTTATTTAATAGAAGGGACTTGTTAATCCATGAAAAAATTTTTACTAGCTTTATTATTGCTTGCTCTAACATGTTCGAGCGTTTTCGCCGGGCAGTTCGTAAAAGGTGATGCTATAGTAGTCTTCAAAGCTCCTGAAGGCCAAGTAATTAAAGCATCAGGACTCAAGAAAGACGGACATTTATTTGCTTCAGTAAATACTGCTGTTAATTCAGTCGGTGCAGCTGTAAAAGCAGCATATGAGACTCTTTCAGAAATTGACGGAAAAATTTTCGTACACGTTCATTCGGATTCACTCACAACTGAAGAATTAATTAACGAACTCAAGAAACGCGATGATGTAATTTCTGCCTCACCTAACAAAATTAATAGACCCCTGGCTCGTCCAAATGATGAATTTTACGGCGATTTATGGGCACTTGAGCGCATGAACTGCCCCGCAGCTTGGGACATAACAACAGGCAGCGAAGATATTTATATTGCAGTAATGGACAGCGGAGTTTGTAAGCATCCCGATTTACTTGACAATATTGCGACAGGTTACGGGCGTGATTTCGGCGATAATGTTGACTGGGCAAATGACTCAATCGGACACGGGACTCACGTTTCAGGAATAATAGGCGCGGTCGGTAATAATGAAATCGGAGTAACCGGCGTAAACTGGAAAGTCAAAATTATTCCCATTAAGGCGACTAACTCAGAAGGTTACTTCCCTGATAGTGCCGTAGCTGATACTTTAAATTATTTGTCGGGCCTGCTCCGTGATAATCCTAATATGAAAATTGTAGCTCTTAATATGTCATACGGCGGTTATAGTTCTTATACTCCGTCAGAAGCTAGAATGTATGACTCAATGTATAGTATATTCAGTGCGTTTGATAAATTAAATCGCTGCTTACTAGTTGCAGCAGGAGGAAATGAAGCAATCGCAGCATGTAAGCCCGCACCGTTCGATCAGCCTTATTACGAGTGGCACGAATGGCTCGGATTTGACGGCCCCGAATATTATAAAGGTGATTATATGTATCCTGCGTCATATACGGGACTAAATAATTTAATTGTTGTAGGTGCTATTAATTCAGCTGACAAGGCAACCGATTTCACATGCTGGGGCGACTGGGTTCACGTTGCAGCACCCGGCCAAGAAATTTTAAGCACTTACGATAACACGCAATATGAATTTCTTGACGGTACATCAATGGCCACGCCTTATGTTAGCGGGACTATAGGACTTCTTGCCGCAAAATATCCAAATGCTACAACGAGTCAAATAAAGGCCGCTGTAATTTTCGGGGCAAACTCAAATATAAATCCTGTTATTTATCCGTATGAATATAAATGTGCTTTATATAAAGAAGTAATCACAAAGCAAATAGACAACCGGATCAAAGAAGGTCAACTACAGGAAAAAGACCGCGAGTCTACAATTAATTCATATGTTCAGAATATGATAACAGGACTCAGAGATTTTGAATCACTTGACGGCACCGGCAAAGTTTCTCGATATGGATTTATTGACGTTAAAGGCTCGCTCGATAAACTTTCTCAATATGTAGCAAACTCTCAATATTTGACCCCTGACGAACTGCCCGCAGACCCTGAAGACTCAAGCGGCCCGACTCCGACTCCCAGCCCGGACCCGACTCCCTATTATCCAGTGAGAAGCAGCAGCAGCTCCGGTTGTAATTCAGGATTCGCAGGTTTAATGATTTTTGCTGTATTGATTATATCTGCAAAAAAGTTTTATAATCACGCGAAATAATATTTTATTTTAGGAGGTCATATAATGCGAAAATTTTTATCAGCTTGTATCATGTTAATTCTTGCATGTGCCAGCTCATTCGCAGCGTCAAATTTCGTTGAAGGCGATGTATTAGTCGTTATGCTGGCTCCTGAAGGCGTGAACGAGATTACTACAAATTTTCTTGAGAGTCCCGAATGCAGCGAATATATTTCAAGCGCGTTAGATCCCATTGACGCAAAATTAATGAATATTTACGACGCTATTTCGTGGGCAGACGGCAAAATCCATTTTTTAGCACATTCTGATACTAACTCGACCGAAAAAATGATAGCAGCTCTTAAGGCAAATCCTAATGTCGTAACAGCCTCGCCGAATCGTATTAACCGAGTCAGAATGCGCGCAAGATAAATTTTTATTAGGAGTAATATTTATCATGAAAAAATTTTTATTAGCTTGTGTAATAATTTCTTTAGTGAGTTCGTTTGCTTTTGCCGGTGAATTCATTGAGGGCGATGTAATTGTCGTATTCAAATCAGGCGAGTCTGTAACTAGATCAGGACTCAGTGAAACAGGGACTCTCCGTGCTTCTGTAAATGCTGCTGTAAACTCTCTCGGAGCTTCAATTAAGACTAGTTATAATGACTTGTCGGAGGCAGATAATAAAATTTTCCTGCATATTCACTCGGACACAAAGACGACCGAGCAGTTAATAAGTGATCTATTAAAGCGTGATGACGTTCTCGCAGCCTCACCGAATTATATAAATTATCCGCGAGCAAACCGGCCTAATGACGAATTTTATAGTTATCTATGGGGACTCGAAAAAATGAACGCCCCCGCCGTCTGGGACACTACAACGGGCAGCGAAAATATTTACGTTGCTGTCATGGATTCGGGAATTTATGAACACAGCGATTTAATTGCAAATTTAGCTACTGAATACGCTCAAAATTTCGGAAATACTGACAGCTGGACAGATCAAAACGGACACGGGACTCACGTTGCCGGGACTA
Proteins encoded in this region:
- a CDS encoding S8 family serine peptidase, with the protein product MKKFLLALLLLALTCSSVFAGQFVKGDAIVVFKAPEGQVIKASGLKKDGHLFASVNTAVNSVGAAVKAAYETLSEIDGKIFVHVHSDSLTTEELINELKKRDDVISASPNKINRPLARPNDEFYGDLWALERMNCPAAWDITTGSEDIYIAVMDSGVCKHPDLLDNIATGYGRDFGDNVDWANDSIGHGTHVSGIIGAVGNNEIGVTGVNWKVKIIPIKATNSEGYFPDSAVADTLNYLSGLLRDNPNMKIVALNMSYGGYSSYTPSEARMYDSMYSIFSAFDKLNRCLLVAAGGNEAIAACKPAPFDQPYYEWHEWLGFDGPEYYKGDYMYPASYTGLNNLIVVGAINSADKATDFTCWGDWVHVAAPGQEILSTYDNTQYEFLDGTSMATPYVSGTIGLLAAKYPNATTSQIKAAVIFGANSNINPVIYPYEYKCALYKEVITKQIDNRIKEGQLQEKDRESTINSYVQNMITGLRDFESLDGTGKVSRYGFIDVKGSLDKLSQYVANSQYLTPDELPADPEDSSGPTPTPSPDPTPYYPVRSSSSSGCNSGFAGLMIFAVLIISAKKFYNHAK